The genomic interval ccaaccttgtgtgcttattggagaatATTTAGATATTAATTGGCATTCCAGCTTCGCACAAGGAAAACGCTGCAGGACTTTTTGTATCGGAGCTTCTATCTGAGATTTTTGGTAGATACTTGTTGTTTTGTTGCTATTAGaccaatatcaatattggatcgggacatccctagtaagaGATAGAATATATTTATTCCGTATGTGTCCAAAAAAGTGACTTGTGATAGTGTGGCAATATGTACACGGGGCACAATGATTGGAATATCGacatttattattaaatattattcaaATGCACAGTACAAAAAGGGCCTCTGCCCTAAAATGTGTCACCCCAGATTGTATCCTGATACTCTCTGCAGCTGAGTAAACAAACACTCCTGGTTACACTACATGGGGATTACAGTAACtggacattatgctgtattttttgtattcagtGTAGTCATTGCAGTGGTATAGAGCTCAACAGTGTCATGGTGGGACATGTGTCTAATATTTAGGTGACCTTATTAAGTAAAACGAAAAGGGCATACGAAAAGTGTGCTTCAGCTTATTACCCTACAAAAAGGTCGTTGTCAACCCCCCCAGTGATTAGTGATAAATTAAAGGTGGCAGAGCGGTGCAAAGTACCTACAATGTCTGTAATTAACCTCTCTATGTAAGATGTCAGAGTGAAGTGTTTGAATAGAGGATCTtggttgttctattttttttgcaGCAGCAGTCAGTGACTAAGGAGCATTTTAGCTAGCACAAACATTAACTAGTGAATACATAATGTTTAAATGCACCGGAATAAAGCTTAGTAAAACACTGTTGTTGATTTTGTTCAGAAACCAGGAAACAAGATGACCTCATTGAATTTAGCCACCATCCTTGGGCCCAACCTCTTGCACAAGCAAAAAAACCCAGACAAAGAGTTTGCAGTCCAGAGTCTAGCCCGCGCCGAGGAGAGCAGCGCCATCATCAGAGTAGTCCAAACCATGATTGATGCATGTGAATCTCTGTTTTTGGTAAGTCCTCCTCACTATAAACTGTTTACCATCATGAGAGTGGAATGTTTTATTGTAGCACAGAGAATCCTGATAAACTGTAAACATTAACTTTATTAGTTTTCGCAAGTGCGCTTTTATGGTCGTGGATAAACAAAGCAGTACCTTACGGCAGGAATTTAATCCTGAACTGTTTAAACTTTAACCAGGAATTGCATTGCAAATAAGAAAACCTGCTGCAAAGACATGCTATTACTTGTTCAGAAATACATTATCTTCATACAACTACTACTATATGCAACTACTGGACTAAGACCATAAGTGGGGATGTTGTACTGGGGCCCAAAGCACAGGAGAACTTTGTAATGCCTATGACTAACAGAAAACGTACACACTTTTTGTACAGTACAAaatataacacaacataaacctcCAGGTTCCTGCCGAGCTCCAGAATGAAGTTCTGCTGAGTCTGTTAGAAACGGATCCTGACGTTGTAGATTACTTACTGCGGCGGAAAGAGACTCCGTACTGGTGAGTGTTGAAAAGTGTACTTGTCTGAGCTAATCACTGACACACCGTTACCTATCAACCATCTTACACACTTTAATGGTTTGTATCCATTAGCGTCTCAGGTGTAGTTGGACCATGTGCGCCCACGTTGATGGAAAGGTGCTCCTCGAACGAGTCTATGTCCAGCGGAGAGGCGTCTCCCTATGAAAACAGCTCTCCTGTCCTGTATGAGCGGCCTCTGCTGGAGGACGATGGGACGCTCTCAAACGGCGGCACCAAAACTGCTTCTGAGCTCAGTAGTGGGTCAGCAGACGCATCTAGAGGCACGCCGCCAACCTTTACAATCGGTAAATACTCATTGTAAGCTCTGAAATGGAAATAGATGTTCATACAAGCAAAACAGCAGCTCTCATTAGGCTCTGGCACATGTGTAACTGAGATTAATGGCGTTGTCAGCAAAAGCCtgcttcatttagagttattgtGCTCCCGTCGTGCCGTGAAGTAAACTGTAATTATACCCTTTTGTAAAGTAATTAAAGGGCACagtagaattattattttttttccaatcatttcctCTTCTCTGTGTTAGAGGAGGCCTTAGAAGACGATCAGTTCTGGGACACCTGGCATCAATTCTTCAGCAAGAACGTCATTGATCTCAAAGGTAATGTATGAATTAGGCTTTAATGTACCAACATTATCAAATTGATTTGAATATAGGACTGTGTGTCAAGAAAGCGTCTCCCTTATATCCGGAGATGTATACATGCAAACCAACTGTTGGCAACAAACAACTGTTCTTCCTggcacttacacaaacacacctgtGGCCAAAGGTTgctgtgcacaaaaaacagggttGAAATGTGTGCAAGTAACTTTCACCGTAAACGCTGGTATTTATAGAAACAATTGTACTATGCACTTTTTCGACCAACGGGAATCAGCGACGTCCGATCATGGCACCACAAAATAAAGCCTCTACTCGCATGAAAAAACACATATGCACTATAAAATACACAACAACTCATACAGTATATTGCACTAGGTCTAATTCTGgatgtattgtttatttatttgttagaggctgaatatcaaaatatataaagCTGTATTAATGTAGTTATATTGTGCATGCATTTGAATTGTGGTGGGTCATTAaagtattgtttattttgttcattttatttaattataacaATGTATAAATCGATCAGGAGgtgtatttaaatttgtttttggcCAAAGAGTAAAAAGTACTTTTCCAAGACTAAAGACGGAAAAATATTTATAGCAGCATGATAATTCCTTAGATAAAATCATCTTATGAATTTAAGTTAtgcttacatttgtttttttaacacatttagaTTTTGGGAGTTTATAATACTGTTGGGGTGCAAATGATTGACTCTCACGGAGCCATGCTGCATATACACATCGACTACGTATTCTCATGATGAGTATCACACCTCAAATATTTTTATGACATAAATAGCTGTGCAAAAAACACATCTATTGTGCCAGTGATATATTGAAATCATCTCATATGTATGCCAATTGTCCACAAAAGGTTTAAATATTGCTCATGACGACGACTTAGTCTAGAGTCATGTTACAGAATGTATGCTTTGCATTActtgacaaaataaatatatatgaataatgaatacattatttGGACAACGACTTGGCGAACAGAAAGCTAAAAGGTGAACATGTTTTTCTTCATCTCAGAAATAGTTGTCAGTCACGAGGGAGCTGACGTTATGATCTGTCAAATATTGACATTCCAattaaatttttgtttttattaaatatgaTGTTACATAGCCCTCCAAAAATAAGCATGATCAGCTTCTTTGTAGTCACCAAGTCCAACTTATTTCATTGCATCCTATAACTCATCGCCATATTCATGATCTAATTTGCATGACCGTCGTACACGGATGATTTTGGTAAGACACCAGGGCGAAACTCTTCTACAAATAATTCACTGCGGGTATAATTTATAATGAGAATAGTGTTTGCATGTGTGTACAGCATAGTTGTATTAATCTGAAATGTTACACTTCAATTACAAGTAATACGTGCAACCCCTTCGTTACGCGTCATTACAACTTTAAAATCAAGATGTCCCGATTTTGATAACGGGATCGAATCGGggccgatatttgccttttttaccTAATCTGTGATTGGTTACCACAGCTGTGCCCCAGTGACTAAAAACTGCAATcacgtgaaagattccttcaaaagggatgcacGCTCGGGGAGGCACAACTACATTTCTATATTCCTTTTTACGCACATGCAGGGAGTGCACGAATTGAAGGAGGGTCCATGTCTTGCTAGAACACCGACTCGAATTCAAGGGCAAGCTGCAACGAACTATCCACAGTGACAAGACGCTTCAAAGATACTGATCCTTACCACCATGGCGGgaaataaactaagtttcttccAAGTAGTATATCattggaggactagaggaaaaggaatggctaagcatgctacacactagggttgtacgatataccgatgctaataaagtaccgcagtacAAATGAAttcaaaacggtactatactgcatttgaaaaataccggtactgttTTTCCAATTACATGCTGCCATGCAACGGTGACATACAGAGCGGAGGGGCatgtttaacaatgtgtgttttacctgctgcaTGTCTTATCAGTGTACTTTTAGCCATAGTAATATTTTTAGTAGTTACTCAAGATTTAGTTTTTCTTATAGCAtagaccaagagtggcaaccataaatcatactGCCAATAAAGTTGTcttttctattctaacctaaacctagattatggcaggccatatgtaatactgtatatacaattgcAAACTGTTCTCTGaccacaacaaaaaacattttttaatgccttttaataaaatgcaattttctaaaattgttctttaacTGCAATAGGAACCATACACAaaataagatgttttgttaaaatgaagacatttttttttttttgtggtcccctttatttttaaaagtatcgaaatatattttggtaccggtttcagtaccaaaatattggtattgggacaactctactacacacacacggacacacacggacacacagagCAGGACggcacaagaagctaaccgctaaagcttcaatgtaaagtatcGATACctggtatagtatcagtatataaacgaTACCAAAGTGAtatgatatttgtcttttttcttATTCTGgttattacaaaatatatttttggggttgtttttgtcattgtttacaaactcggggAGTACGTCTCCGGATACAGGAAGTTATCTTTGAAAGCAAAATCTAAatgggtttaaaaaaataaaataaaatcaataaattggagctaatagtagtttttgcttgtgTTTACTGTAGCCATTATAATTGgtctgaacaccacacaaggtgttcgggtctgtgggacccgttttaattttgtatggaaagaaaaatgatacaattaattaatttttcaaactgagactcactgactttggctcattttctgtgaataacatatatcagaatacatatttaatgaccacacaccatacacctcccctacacatttctattacatatacgatgtccgggtccactggacccggggctaatgaaagtgtggaaattgatgttctgtgtaccacacacacacacacagcaggcctagacaggaggaggacagagtgtaggtacacagaacatcagagggtcaaatgtgcgagaaaatgagagcagacagtgttgacaaacaatgttgcaaccttgtgtggggactgcaggtgcagaaacacaaaagaagaatccctgtgggatgcagaaactggcagagaaattttccgtgcaacgttcatattgttgttactcagctggcgtttgtgggtctgatggacccgttgcattttgtggcttttaatgcctcacaatcaagcacttttatgttaaaatactgaacagatgtagACAAGACAAGCTTTATAGAAATGTTTACTTTAGATATTTGCTAtgaaacattttcagttctataatctattgtcaaagtatccgATCAGGACTCGAAATCGGATCAGATCAAGGGCCAAAAATTTTGACCCGGAACAGCcctaatttaaaaatgtaaatttttcaTGATAACACTGGCTAAGTCCCTGCATTCACCTGAACACACGACAACACCTCATCTTCCAGGCTATAACATATTTTTAGGTGAAAAATAGAGTTGTGTCTGAGCGCTTGTTTGCATGTATAAATCTATACACCCTGAATATAAGacgttttatatattttttctgggAACAATTACAATGTTGTATTCATagcaatacattttaattaagaaTGTTAGCTTATTAGAGGTTTTATGATGGTGGCGGTTTGAccttggaacagattatttctatttTGGTATGCCACGTGATCAGATTGTGTTTGGCCTTAAAGGTTCTACTCTATATGCATTCATATTGAAAGTACAAATAATGTAGAAGATCCAGTGCAACCTTCAAATGCCCAATGCTGCTCTCTTCCAGGCTGCCTTGAAGACGCTTCTGAATGGAAGTCATTTGGATCACTGGAGGGGCTGAACGGTCGCCAAGGTAACAACAAGCTCCCCATCAGGCCTACAACACAGATCTCATTGGATGCATTAGAATGCAGGCCACACCTCCCGGTGGCTCGCAGTAGACGCGGTGGCGACGGCAGCCCTGGCGACCAGATGGAACCGAGGCAACCAGAACCATCGTTACATCAGGTACCCATCAGCCAATCGGGAGCCATCAGCTCGGACAACGTGGCGGGCAGGACAGGACGCCCTGTTGATGGGGATTGTTTGTTTCGACCTGTCAGGAAGATACACGTCTCTCATTCTGCGCCATCTTTCATCACGGATCAGTCTGACGCACAAACACAGAACACAACCCCTAGAAGTGGACCAGAACAGGCCTCTAGGAGTCCGACAGACAAGTGTCACATATGGCAAATTTTGTCAAAAAACAATGGAGACGCACTTCCTGAAACACTGGTGTGACACACGACTTTCTGATGAGATGCTGGGAAGCTCTCAGTCGTAGCACTACAGGATATTGTCAAGACTGTTGTactatgtgtttatatacatgcAATTATTGTGATTTATGACATATTTTATTTTCGAGATAATATCAGACATTGAAAAAGAATGCAGCTCAGCCATacaaaaacatgtaaacatattttatattttaaggtTTAACTTAATTAGCCGCCGCAGAGGTTTGAATGCTGAATGTAAGCACATGTATACACGTATCTTTCTTTTAATGCTGTTATATATATACAAGAGCTTTACAAACAATACCGTTTAGCATTGCATTAAAAGGTGAAACAAGTGCAGTGCTTTACTgtcttcatcaaaataaaaacaaatctaaATTCATGTGAGTACACACTTTTCATTTATTTGATATTTCACAGCATTCCTGTTTATTTATATCTATTAAACAGTATCCTGCACCAATTCTGTCAAAAATACTCCAGCTTTTGTATTCAATataattgtttttccatttatccAGGTAATATGCGACTCTCCGGCTGACTAGAAGTGTTGGGTAAActctatgatttttttaaatggtattttttaaattaaattaatagaATTCTCTTTTCACAAATAAGCCAACGGCTGCCAGTTTAGCTCAATTATGCTGTGATAATGACTTTCAATATCACGCGGCAATGAAAGTTGCCCCGTCGTCCAAGTTGAATTAATTCATAACTCATTGTGAGTGGAAATTATGCATGAAATTGAATTCAATTGCTTATTTAATTGCAGGCACGTGACAATGACACCCGAGGAGACTTATACCCATGATGACCACATGATGGCAGCATAAGACAGGTAAATAACATGGGTTTCAAATTGTTGCCTCAAGCTCAGAGCATTAAATATATTCATTGTTATTGCTTAAGGCCAATAAATATTTTGCACCCTGGTTTGTGTTTGACATTTTAAAATGTCTGTGAAAAAAAATgcactaaatacattttttaaagccaAACTTTTACTTATGTGTGACTCCTCCGCCTTTATGTGACCATCACTAGTGAGCAGAGACATgagttattaatgataataatcccAGTCTCAGGGCTCTTTTAACGACCCTCTTACAGCTTGCTTTGATGCCATTCAATGATCTAACAAGCTGTCATCAAAAATctgatgtttcttttttttttttcatcttacaTTTGTAGTGCCTAGAATGGATCGTAAGGAGCTGATCCCTTGGTCTGAAAGCTGCAACTGTTCCCAGCAGGCGGTGCTTCATTGGCTGGCTGGCATCAGGAAGGTGCAAGAAGGAGAAGACCAAGGTCACCGCCTAAAAACGATGGGGGAGTGGAGTCCTTCAGTCCCGTCTCAAGGCCAAGACAGACAGTGAGATCCTGTGCATCGCTTCTGTCTGCAGAGCTTTGGTATGTTTTGTAACCATCAACTCCCTTGTTGCCTCAGTGTTATTCACATTCTAAGTGCAAATTTACATTCCAAGCATCGTTTCCCAAATGTTTTCATCTCAAGACTCAGATTGAATATGCAGCACCTCCCAGAGGTACCAAAATACATCATGTACTGCGATATAGCATTAACTTACACAACAATGTGCATAAAATAATGGTAAAAGAACACAACAAACACAGACTTATTGCAACAAATACGAGTCTAAAAGACCTTTGCcaagaaaatgaaataaaatagctTACACAATTTGATTACTATCTGCAATATAACTTTACCCATTATTCCCAGGTGAGTGTAAGTGCCAATAAAAGAAACACATACAAGATGATGACCAATCAACTcaagacttaaaaagcaggtgttgataaaagacttccctgctgttAGGTGTTACATGATGTTGGCGATGTACAACCCCATGTGCTAATAGCAATGCATTTTCTCACATCTTTGTGTACAACAATTACATAAAGTACCCATAAATGGTGAATGGATTGTACttgaatagcgcttttctaccttcaaggtactcgaagCACTTAGGCACTATTTTCACagtcactgatggcgggagctgccatgcaaggcgctaaccacgagccatcgggagcaagggtgaagtgtcttgcccaaggtctcaacagacgtgactaggatggcggaagctgggatcgaatctggaaccctcaagttgctggcatggtcgCTGTACCACCCGAGCCACGGCGTATACTGTTATTGATAAGGGATATTGATATAAAATCCTACGacttacagttgtggtcaaaagtttacgtacacttgtaaagaaccagGATCCAGGTGAAAGGAACCATGTTGTATTCTTGATAGCGGGTGTTGTAGGTAGTCCgacattttttatttgattcTACCAATTCAAAAATAAAACTTTCACtagtatattacttcttttttcataaaatacatATTCAAATGGCAGAATAGCAGAAATAATtcttcagatttaaaaaaaaaaaaaagaaaagccaaGGATCCCCCTGGCCACCCACTCGACGCTGCTGCCAGGAGATGGAGTGGCATTTGATGCATACATTAAtaggataaatgataaatgggttatacttgtatagcgcttttctaccttcaaggtactcaaagcgctttgacagtatttccacattcacccattcacacatt from Entelurus aequoreus isolate RoL-2023_Sb linkage group LG14, RoL_Eaeq_v1.1, whole genome shotgun sequence carries:
- the LOC133664488 gene encoding rho GTPase-activating protein 6-like isoform X2, which encodes MGDPHLKRSITRGGFTWNSVSGRSVGLKPVPLQSLSELERVRLQDVAFGRLLRDRNLGCHITIPKYVHKHKKSLRRKLDSLSKEKSKDKEAPPQVFSIPLAQVISNDRTHKQRNDAPQEQHCDPTELVLSFLHFTSTFKKANKELSSSNSSLSSNSESSHKSPFVHAADTAPRTRRRGGVSVDCITDLDDNQSQLLEALQLSLPVENAVDSRKKRHNKKLSLNPMYPQVPRVVELCCQHMESHGLQTVGIFRVGSSKKRLRQLREELDQGWELHLDEQHSVHDVAALLKGFLRDMPDPLLTRELYTAFINTTLLDQVEQKKAIQLLVFLLPPCNCDTLQRLLCLLSSVAAHADGMLDESGHKKPGNKMTSLNLATILGPNLLHKQKNPDKEFAVQSLARAEESSAIIRVVQTMIDACESLFLVPAELQNEVLLSLLETDPDVVDYLLRRKETPYCVSGVVGPCAPTLMERCSSNESMSSGEASPYENSSPVLYERPLLEDDGTLSNGGTKTASELSSGSADASRGTPPTFTIEEALEDDQFWDTWHQFFSKNVIDLKGCLEDASEWKSFGSLEGLNGRQGNNKLPIRPTTQISLDALECRPHLPVARSRRGGDGSPGDQMEPRQPEPSLHQVPISQSGAISSDNVAGRTGRPVDGDCLFRPVRKIHVSHSAPSFITDQSDAQTQNTTPRSGPEQASRSPTDKCHIWQILSKNNGDALPETLV